A single region of the Peromyscus eremicus chromosome 16_21, PerEre_H2_v1, whole genome shotgun sequence genome encodes:
- the LOC131926062 gene encoding olfactory receptor 5V1, with amino-acid sequence MEGKNQTAPSEFIILGFSNLNELQFLLFTIFFLTYICTLGGNVFIILVTMADSHLHTPMYYFLGNLAFIDICYTTTNVPQMMVHLLSEKKTISYGGCVVQLFAFIFFVGSECLLLAAMAYDRYIAICKPLRYSFIMNKALCSWLSASCWTGGFLNSVVHTVLTFHLPFCGNNRINYFFCDIPPLLILSCGDTSINELALLSIGIFIGWTPFLCIILSYLHIISTILRIRSSEGRHKAFSTCASHLLIVLLYYGSAIFTYVRPISSYSLEKDRLISVLYSVVTPMLNPVIYTLRNKDIKEAVKTIGRKWQPPVFSSDM; translated from the coding sequence atggaaggaaagaatcaaacAGCTCCATCTGAATTTATCATCTTGGGGTTCTCCAACCTGAATGAACTTCAGTTTTTACTCTTCACCATCTTCTTTCTGACTTACATATGCACTTTAGGAGGGAATGTTTTTATCATCTTGGTGACCATGGCTGATTCCCACCTACATACACCCATGTATTATTTCCTAGGAAACCTCGCTTTTATTGATATCTGCTACACCACTACTAACGTCCCCCAAATGATGGTGCACCTTTTGTCAGAGAAGAAAACCATTTCCTACGGAGGCTGTGTGGTCCAACTctttgcattcattttctttgtagGCTCAGagtgtctactcctggcagcaatGGCATATGACCGATACATTGCTATCTGCAAACCTTTAAGGTATTCATTTATCATGAACAAGGCCCTGTGCAGCTGGTTATCAGCCTCGTGCTGGACAGGTGGGTTTCTCAACTCAGTGGTGCACACAGTTCTGACCTTCCACCTGCCCTTCTGTGGTAACAATAGGATCAATTATTTCTTCTGTGACATACCCCCTTTGCTGATCTTGTCTTGTGGGGATACTTCCATCAATGAACTGGCTTTGTTGTCCATTGGGATCTTCATAGGTTGGACTCCTTTCCTGTGCATCATCCTTTCCTACCTTCACATTATCTCAACCATCCTGAGGATCCGCTCCTCTGAGGGGAGGCACAAAGCCTTTTCCACCTGTGCCTCCCACCTGCTTATTGTTCTTCTCTATTACGGCAGTGCCATCTTCACGTATGTGCGGCCCATCTCATCTTATTCACTAGAGAAAGACAGATTGATCTCAGTGCTGTATAGTGTCGTCACTCCCATGCTGAATCCTGTAATTTATACACTGAGAAATAAGGACATCAAAGAGGCTGTGAAGACCATAGGGAGAAAATGGCAGCCACCAGTTTTCTCTTCTGATATGTAA